The Polypterus senegalus isolate Bchr_013 chromosome 9, ASM1683550v1, whole genome shotgun sequence genome includes a window with the following:
- the rrad gene encoding GTP-binding protein RAD: MTLNRGDKLRNLDKRRGSMPFPPNQHLHRRSMPVDERDLQSTMPTLRLGELTNLVRCTSFSPGEPQAESWASDSSDSVISSGSDPESHIHKVVMLGENGVGKSSLARIFGGVEDNHECDEAGNTYDRSIIVDDEEASIVLYDIWEQDSSPWLQDQCMKMGDAYIIVYSVTDKSSFEKASELRIQLRRARQSEDIPIILVGNKSDLVRSREVSVDEGRACAVVFDCKFIETSASLHHNVRDLFEGIVRQIRLRKDSKEDNARRLANSKRRESIGKKAKRFLGRIVAKNNKKMAFKQKSKSCHDLSVL; this comes from the exons AGGAGGGGGAGCATGCCTTTCCCACCAAATCAGCATCTTCACAGGAGAAGCATGCCTGTGGATGAGAGGGATCTGCAATCCACAATGCCTACATTACGCCTGGGCGAGCTGACTAACTTGGTCCGCTGTACTTCATTCAGCCCTGGGGAACCACAGGCAGAAAGCTGGGCTTCTGATTCATCAGACTCTGTCATCTCATCTGGCAGTGACCCAGAGAGCCACATCCATAAAGTCGTGATGCTGGGAGAAAATGGAGTGGGCAAATCCAGCTTGGCTCGCATCTTTGGTGGTGTAGAGGATAACCATGAATGCGACGAAGCAG gaaacacTTATGACAGATCAATCATTGTTGACGATGAGGAGGCCTCAATTGTTTTATATGACATTTGGGAGCAA GACAGTAGCCCTTGGCTCCAGGATCAATGCATGAAGATGGGTGACGCCTACATCATTGTTTACTCTGTGACAGACAAGTCCAGCTTTGAAAAGGCATCCGAGTTAAGGATTCAACTACGGAGGGCCCGGCAGTCAGAGGATATCCCAATTATCCTGGTGGGAAATAAAAGTGACCTGGTCCGCTCCCGTGAAGTCTCAGTAGATG AGGGAAGAGCCTGTGCAGTGGTCTTTGACTGCAAGTTCATCGAGACATCTGCGTCCCTCCATCACAACGTGCGTGACTTGTTTGAGGGCATAGTGAGACAAATCCGGCTACGAAAAGACAGCAAAGAGGACAACGCCAGACGATTGGCAAACAGCAAGAGACGCGAGAGCATCGGCAAGAAGGCTAAGCGCTTCCTCGGGAGGATTGTGGCCAAAAACAACAAGAAGATGGCTTTTAAGCAGAAATCTAAGTCTTGCCACGACCTGTCGGTGCTCTGA